A stretch of DNA from Chitinivibrionia bacterium:
CTGTGCTGTGCTGTGCTGTGCTGTGCTGTGCTGTGCTGTGCTGTGCTGTGCTGTGCTGTGCTGTGCTGTGCTGTGCTGTGCTGTGCTGTGCTGTGCTGTGCTGCTATCGGCGAAAATACCGAAACGCAGAAAATGTCAACGATGTTTTGTATCAACGTATTAAAACTTTTTTGAAAGTCAGTCAAATGTGCAACCATTAATAACCTACCATTTTTTTCTACAAGCCAGATTTTGAGGAGAAAATAATATTTGCTTGCGACAAAAAGAGAAAGTTTTTAAAAAGGGAATAATTTTGACGTTTTTCCGGCGCGGCAAATATTATTTTGGAGCGAAAAACAAAGGAGAACCACTATGCGCGGCTTAGTTCTTGCGGCGGGCTTCGGCACCCGATTAAAACCAATCACGGACATTATTCCAAAGGCGCTTACGCCCGTTTGCGGGGTTCCGCTTGCGGAAATCGCCTTTCGTTGTTTTCGCAAAAACGCCATTGACGATTTGGCGATAAACATTCATTATATGCCCGAACTTATGGATATGCTGGTCGAGGCGCTCCCCTATCACAACCACATAACACGCTTTTATGAAACCCCCGAAATACTCGGCACAGGCGGCGCGCTTTGGAATGCGCGGGATTGGCTAAGCGACGACGATATTTTCTGCGTGGTAAATTCCGACATTATCCATAACGCAAAAATCAGACAACTCGCGATTGACTTTAAGTCGTCGGGCGAGGATATTTGGCTTATCGGCTCAAATCTGAGCGGCGAAAAGGTAATGGGAATAGACAAAAACGGACAATACGCAGGTAGGGTCGATAACGCATTTTCGGAAGTGAAAAAAGCGACCGCTTTCACAGGAATTGCCTTTTACAGAAGCGCGCTCGTCGAAATTTTCCGCAAAGACGATTTTGACGTAAAAACAATATGGAAACGCGCAATCGAGCAAGATTATTCGGTTTCGGTCAAGGATTTCGACGACATTTTGTGGTACGACACAGGAACGCCCGACGACCTGAAAAACTGCTATTGGGCAATTTTAGACAAAAAACTGAAATTCGATTTCCCGCTCGGAATGGAAGTGAACTTTGAAAAAAAAATCGCCTACCCAACCGACAAACAATACAATATAAGCGATAATTCGCAATATTTGTGGATAGAAAACGTCGCCGCAGAAAAAATAGACGGCAACCGTTCAATCTTTTGGGGCGGCTGTAAAGTCGAAAATAAGCGATACGAAAACAAATTAGTTATGCCGTGGGGAGAAATATAACAGTGGAAAAAATGGCAGGCGCAGGAAGTCAGCGGGAATTTTATCGAATAAATTTTGTAGGGGCGGGTTTGAAACCCGCCCCTACAACCGCAGTTCTTATGATTTGGGACGGCAAAGATAAAGATTGGGACTATTTTTTGGCGCTCAACGAAATTGATGAACTGCGCAATATTATCCCGACAATTATTGAAGCAAACAGAGCCGAAAATAAAGTTTTGGTAAGGGACTGCGGAAATTTCACCCTAAAAAATCTCTTTGAAACGTACAAAAATGATGTCGAAAAACAAAAAATTCTGCTCGAAAAAGTCGCCGAAAAACTGTCATTTTGGCAAAGCGTAAAAATTCCCGAAACAAACATTATCTCGAAACGAATTTTTACTATGCCGGATTTACTCTGGGAAACCGATTATTTCAGAGAGCATATTTCGCCCATTTTTCCCGAAACAAAAGAGTTATTTTTCAGCGAAAACTTTGAAAAAGAGCGAACAAAACTCGCCGAACTTGTCGATAATTTGCCAAAATGCCTTATGCACCGTGATTTTCAATCGGAAAATATTGTTTTTGACGATGAAGAGACTTCGACACCCGCCCGGTCGCCGTCGTTTGTGGATGTTCAGGGCGCAAGAATGGGCGCAAAATATTACGATGTCGCCTCGCTTGTTTTTGACCCGTATTTATATCCGCAAATAACAGAAGAACTGCGAGACAGTTTCTTGCAAAAAATGCAGATTGAAGACAAAACGCCTCTCTATTTATGCGCGCTTCAACGCCTTATGCAGGCAATGGGCGCGTATGGTAATTTGTCGAAAAACAAAGGCAAACCGCATTATGAGGCGTTCATAAAACCCGCGGCAATTCAAGCGGCGGATATTTGTGAGAAGCTGGAAAATTTCACGACTTTGCAAGAGATTTTGAGTTTTCTGAAAACAAGTCCCTCTCCCTTTCAATCGACCAGCCGCTGACTTCTGTGAACGGAAGTGAAAATTGCGGATAAATCAGTTTTTTGCCGCCGCCAAACGTCTCAAATTTGTCGAAAATATCCTTTACGCTGTCTAATCCGCATACGTGGCTTACTATCGGAGACGGGTCTATTGTGCCGTCTTCTATCAGTTGAAGCGCGCGGCGCACATCCTCGCCCGAAGCGCCAGAACTTCCTACTATGTGGTGGCGCAAATAATGGATATTGTTAAAGTTTACGGGGACGTTAAATTCTTTTTCCATAGGACCTGCGAAAAAATTAAGGCAGCCGTCGAACGCCAAAAGCGACATTCCCAAGTCCACCATATCGCGCGACGGTGCAAAAACGGCGACATCGTCGATTGTTCCCGCGAGAGAGCGAACGTAGTTTTCGTCTTGCGGCGAGTATGCTTTTATTCTTTCGTCGTTTTTTATTATTTTGCCCAAAGTTTTAAGATTTCCGAGATTTCTGTCGTAAATTATAAGTTTTGCGTTATTCGTTGATTTTGCCTGCCACAACTGAACGGCAAGTTTTCCCATATTTCCCGCGCCGCCTAAAAACAGTGTTATTCCGTCGGGTTTGTTTCCGTAAATCGGCTTAAAACTCTCTTGTTTTGTGTGATATTGCGTTCTGAAAGCCGCTATTATACAGCCCAAAGGCTCAGCAAGCGCCGCTTTGTAAAAGCCCTCGCCGCCAAATTCTATAATCGCGTCGTTTTCGTAAAATTGTTTTGGAATTTTTATCTTTGTTGCATAGCCGCCCGCCTCGCTGAAAGAATGCCCCATCGCTTGCCATTCAAAGCCGCTTTCGTAAACCATCGGCTGAACTATAATGTTTTTGCCGACAAGTGAATTTTCCACTCCCCTTCCGACTTCAATTACTTTTGCGCAAAATTCGTGTCCTAAAATTACGGGATTATTCGCAAGATTTTCGGGAACTCGGTTGTGTTCTTGTCCGAGAAGCGCGACTTTTCGGCAGGTTGTGCAAACTGCGGAGCAAATAATATCGGCGATTATTTCGTGTTCGTCGGGAGGCGACAAAGTTATTGTCTCTCTGCGTAAATCGCTTTTTCCATATAATCTGACGACTTGAGATTGCATTTTTTCGCCTTTCGCTATTTATTGCCCAATGGAGACATAAGTATTATTTCTCTACAAAAACAATTTTTTTATCTGAACAAATAATGCTTTTTTACAGGCTTTATCACTTTCCAAACGCAACTTAGTCCCGCAGGGAAAATTACGTAATCGCCTGCGCCAAACGATACGCTTTTGCCGTTGTAATCAACAGAGACCTCGCCATCAAGAATTAACGCGCGCTCTTCGCTGTCGTAGTGCCAACTGAATTCCGATACGTCGCAACCCCAAGTTGGTTGCGATTTCATTTCGGCGATTTCGGCGTCGCCGGCTTTTTTTACTTTTATTTCCATAGTTTTCTCCTTAATTAAGCGCCTTCTCGCTCGGCGCGAGCGCTCAGAATTATCCCGACTAACATCGAAACCGTTAAGGTAAAAGACCCTCCATAACTCAAAAACGGCAGAGGAAGACCTGTTACGGGCATTAGTCCTATTACCATTGCAATATTTACAAAAATATGATACACAAAAAGCGAAGCCGCGCCGACAACCAGCAAATTCACAAAACGGTCGTCTATATTTGTTACCGCGTAGAGCGCTCTTGCCACAAAAAGGAAGAACAAAAGTATTACGGCAACGCATCCGTAAAATCCGAACTGCTCTCCCAAAACGGCGAATATAAAGTCGGTATGTTGCTCGGGAAGATACGCCAAATTCACCTGCGTTCCCTGCAAAAATCCTTTCCCCGACATTCTGCCCGAGCCGATTGCGATTAGCGATTGAATAACCTGATAACCGCTGCCTCGCGGGTCGAGCTGAGGATTTATGAAACTTATTACGCGCGCTTTTTGGAAGTCGCCCAAAGCGTTTTCCCATATAAGAGTTGCCGCCGAAGCCGAAAACAAGTTCAGCGCGACAACTAAAATTGCAATAATTTTAGGCGGACGGGTAAAATACAGCGAAAAGCATATAGCGACAAAGAAAATCGCCCAAGGAATAGTGCCCAAAATGCCGAATTGTCCCGTTTGCTCCGTTGCACCCGCAGTTGCCGCGTTTAAATCCATAGTGCCTCGCATAACAAATGCGACAACCATCGGCATAATTGCCAAAACCGCCGATATTGCAGGTGAAATCAAAAACAAAATTTCTACAAGTTTCATACCCGCCCAGTAAAAAATCGGAAGCGACATTGCCACAAGCGCAAGAGTAGTAGAAAGGTCGGGTTGGCGCACCACAAGAGCAAAAGGCACCAAAATAATGAGCGCGGGAACTATAAGCGAAAGCGGTTTTTGCAGTGATATTTCTTTCTTGGTAAAGTAGCGGGCAAGCATAAGTAAAAGCCCTATTTTTGCAAATTCCGACGGCTGAAATCTAAAGCCCGGAATTGGAGTATTTATCCATCGCCCCGCACCTTTTACCTCGGTTGCACCAGTAAGAGCCACAATCAAAAGCAAGATTGTTCCTATATAAACGACGGGCGCAAACCTGTAATACCAATCCACGGGAATGCTCACCATTATCAAAACTATAACTATTCCGATTGTCGTCCAAATTATTTGGTTTTGGAAAATGCTTGCAAGAGGTCCCGTTGTGTGCATTGCAACGGCGCTGTAAACGAGCGCGGTTCCTATAATCCAAAGCGCAATGGCAATGGCGAAAAATAGAAAATCAAAGGATTTTTTTTGTATTGTTGATGTTTTTGCTACCATTACCTTACTCTCCTGTCTGCAGGAAGTCTCCTGTATATTTCGGCTACTTCGCGACCTTTATCGGTCTCGTTAAAATAATAATTCATTATAGCGCCTGCAATGGGAGCCGCATATCGTCCGCCGCCGCCGTCCGCTGTTTCGACAACCACTGCAACTGCAATCGACGGGTTTTCGAGTGGAGCGGTCGCCACAAAAAGCGCGTGCGAATTGCCGTGCGGATTTTGCGCCGTTCCCGTTTTTCCGCCGACCGTAATTCCTTGCACTCTCGCTCGTCGCCCTGTACCGCCGACTTCTTCTATGGAAGTACGCATACCAACTTTTACCGCCTCAAATGCCGCATTGCTTACCTCTTCGAGCGAAAAACGCTCGTCGCCGACGTCTCGTTCAAAAATTATATCGTCGTTAGCGTCAACTATTTTTTTTGCCAAAAACGGCTGAAAACGCTCTACTGTGTTGCCGAGCGCGCCTACCATAACCGCGAGTTGCAGAGGTGTGAAAACCTGTTGCTGACCTATAGCCATATCCAAAAGAAGTCCTTCCGTCCAAACCCAGCCGCGGTTTCTGAACCTTGCGTTGTACGCCTCTCTGCCCGACATAAAGCCCGCGCTTTCCACGGGTAAATCTATGCCTGTTCTGCCGCCCAAGCCCAAAAGCGTGGAATAGTGATTTATTAAACTGTCGCCCAAACGAAGCCCCAACTGATAAAAATAAACGTTGCAGGAAACCTTGAGCGCGTCATACATATTTAGCGGACCGCAGCCTCTGTGGTTGTGGCATCTTGCCGTTCGCGTTCCTATTCTGAAAGAGCCCAAACAACTTCTCGGCATTCTGGCGGTCGATGAAATCCCCAAACTGTTAAACGCGGCAAGGGCGGGAACCATCTTAAAAGTGGAGCCGGGCGGATAAGTCCCGATAACCGCGCGATTTGTAAGCGGTCTTGCAGGATTGCCCACGGCGCGCCGCCATTCTAAGTCCCGCACTCTTCTTTCGAGCGAAAAAATATTCGGATTTACCGCAGGAAAACTGACAATAGCAAGCACTTCGCCTGTTCGCGGGTCAAGCGCAACAACCGCGCCGCGCATATCTTCGCCAAACGCTTCGTAGGCAATTTGTTGCATTCTCGCGTCTATGGTCAAATGAACGTCGTAGCCGCGAATTGCCGCCCTCGACGGTTTGTTTTCCAAAACGCCCAAGCGCCGTCCGAACGCGTTTCTTTCAATAAAGTGAAAACCGTCCTGACCGCGCAAATCGCTCTCGTATTGAAGTTCAATTCCCGCTATTCCTATAAAGTCGTTTCGCTCGTATCCCATAAACCGAAGCGTGTCGAACTGCGCCGAGTCAATCGGGCTCAGGTATCCGGTGATGTGAAAAACGCTCTGCCCTATCGGATAGTCGCGCCGCATTGTCGTCTCCAGAATAATCCCCGGCAATTCCGCCGAATGTTCGTTTATTACGCTTACAAAATCAAAGGAAATATCCTCGCGCAAAATCGCCAACTGCGACGAGCCGCGCCGCCGCGCTCTTGTAATTGCGCCGACCAACTGCGTGGAGTCAAAAAGCGCCTCGCCGTTTGAGTCTTTAATTTTCAGAAGATTATTGACTATCGGAAACCCGCGCGGCACCAAAATCGGAATTATGCCGACCGCATAAGACGGACGGTTTTGCGCTATAATTACGCCGTTTCTGTCGTAAATAACCCCGCGCGGCGCCTTAATTGTTTCTTGAACGACCTGATTATCGACCGAT
This window harbors:
- a CDS encoding alcohol dehydrogenase catalytic domain-containing protein gives rise to the protein MQSQVVRLYGKSDLRRETITLSPPDEHEIIADIICSAVCTTCRKVALLGQEHNRVPENLANNPVILGHEFCAKVIEVGRGVENSLVGKNIIVQPMVYESGFEWQAMGHSFSEAGGYATKIKIPKQFYENDAIIEFGGEGFYKAALAEPLGCIIAAFRTQYHTKQESFKPIYGNKPDGITLFLGGAGNMGKLAVQLWQAKSTNNAKLIIYDRNLGNLKTLGKIIKNDERIKAYSPQDENYVRSLAGTIDDVAVFAPSRDMVDLGMSLLAFDGCLNFFAGPMEKEFNVPVNFNNIHYLRHHIVGSSGASGEDVRRALQLIEDGTIDPSPIVSHVCGLDSVKDIFDKFETFGGGKKLIYPQFSLPFTEVSGWSIERERDLFSENSKSLAKS
- a CDS encoding aminoglycoside phosphotransferase family protein, encoding MAGAGSQREFYRINFVGAGLKPAPTTAVLMIWDGKDKDWDYFLALNEIDELRNIIPTIIEANRAENKVLVRDCGNFTLKNLFETYKNDVEKQKILLEKVAEKLSFWQSVKIPETNIISKRIFTMPDLLWETDYFREHISPIFPETKELFFSENFEKERTKLAELVDNLPKCLMHRDFQSENIVFDDEETSTPARSPSFVDVQGARMGAKYYDVASLVFDPYLYPQITEELRDSFLQKMQIEDKTPLYLCALQRLMQAMGAYGNLSKNKGKPHYEAFIKPAAIQAADICEKLENFTTLQEILSFLKTSPSPFQSTSR
- the mrdA gene encoding penicillin-binding protein 2, producing MAKAIIAALPERNRQERARRKNVLLIIVACMFSILILRLFYVQIIHGERNFAQSVDNQVVQETIKAPRGVIYDRNGVIIAQNRPSYAVGIIPILVPRGFPIVNNLLKIKDSNGEALFDSTQLVGAITRARRRGSSQLAILREDISFDFVSVINEHSAELPGIILETTMRRDYPIGQSVFHITGYLSPIDSAQFDTLRFMGYERNDFIGIAGIELQYESDLRGQDGFHFIERNAFGRRLGVLENKPSRAAIRGYDVHLTIDARMQQIAYEAFGEDMRGAVVALDPRTGEVLAIVSFPAVNPNIFSLERRVRDLEWRRAVGNPARPLTNRAVIGTYPPGSTFKMVPALAAFNSLGISSTARMPRSCLGSFRIGTRTARCHNHRGCGPLNMYDALKVSCNVYFYQLGLRLGDSLINHYSTLLGLGGRTGIDLPVESAGFMSGREAYNARFRNRGWVWTEGLLLDMAIGQQQVFTPLQLAVMVGALGNTVERFQPFLAKKIVDANDDIIFERDVGDERFSLEEVSNAAFEAVKVGMRTSIEEVGGTGRRARVQGITVGGKTGTAQNPHGNSHALFVATAPLENPSIAVAVVVETADGGGGRYAAPIAGAIMNYYFNETDKGREVAEIYRRLPADRRVR
- a CDS encoding sugar phosphate nucleotidyltransferase; protein product: MRGLVLAAGFGTRLKPITDIIPKALTPVCGVPLAEIAFRCFRKNAIDDLAINIHYMPELMDMLVEALPYHNHITRFYETPEILGTGGALWNARDWLSDDDIFCVVNSDIIHNAKIRQLAIDFKSSGEDIWLIGSNLSGEKVMGIDKNGQYAGRVDNAFSEVKKATAFTGIAFYRSALVEIFRKDDFDVKTIWKRAIEQDYSVSVKDFDDILWYDTGTPDDLKNCYWAILDKKLKFDFPLGMEVNFEKKIAYPTDKQYNISDNSQYLWIENVAAEKIDGNRSIFWGGCKVENKRYENKLVMPWGEI
- a CDS encoding cupin domain-containing protein produces the protein MEIKVKKAGDAEIAEMKSQPTWGCDVSEFSWHYDSEERALILDGEVSVDYNGKSVSFGAGDYVIFPAGLSCVWKVIKPVKKHYLFR
- the rodA gene encoding rod shape-determining protein RodA encodes the protein MVAKTSTIQKKSFDFLFFAIAIALWIIGTALVYSAVAMHTTGPLASIFQNQIIWTTIGIVIVLIMVSIPVDWYYRFAPVVYIGTILLLIVALTGATEVKGAGRWINTPIPGFRFQPSEFAKIGLLLMLARYFTKKEISLQKPLSLIVPALIILVPFALVVRQPDLSTTLALVAMSLPIFYWAGMKLVEILFLISPAISAVLAIMPMVVAFVMRGTMDLNAATAGATEQTGQFGILGTIPWAIFFVAICFSLYFTRPPKIIAILVVALNLFSASAATLIWENALGDFQKARVISFINPQLDPRGSGYQVIQSLIAIGSGRMSGKGFLQGTQVNLAYLPEQHTDFIFAVLGEQFGFYGCVAVILLFFLFVARALYAVTNIDDRFVNLLVVGAASLFVYHIFVNIAMVIGLMPVTGLPLPFLSYGGSFTLTVSMLVGIILSARAEREGA